The Deltaproteobacteria bacterium genome includes a window with the following:
- a CDS encoding FAD-dependent oxidoreductase, translated as MEHISCDVLIVGSGAAGLRASISAREAGLDVCVISKGLPGKASCTILSAGVFAGVARPQEAENHIRDTLQAGRGINQKELVEVLVAEGPERLEELAAWGISGEFHKGYLFSKGRPPVWGQAIVQCLLEKAKTLGVRFMGGMTVTGLKLLEGSAGLVAYSTVRGCFMGFAAKAVILATGGAGALYLRHDNPQRMFGESHAIALDAGAELQDMEFVQFYPLGLAERKFPPFLIPPRLADQGQLFNSGKEDILEKYGIEERPAGEKARDRLSHVLFDEIFRQRRQIRLDLTDVSEERWKQDPFSASTWEILGKHYGAWEHPVQVAPMAHHTMGGIRIDDQGATTVPGLFAAGEVTGGLHGANRLGGNALTETQVFGARAGAAAAKWAGRDSAPAEKDIIAQLVRPEFGPLPGKDAVVLPRLKTRLRKIMWEEGGIIRNREGLIQALSVAKEIHTELMSLPQPDHPSDMQGLLELRLAARTAALILAAAMRREESRGAHFREDFPAPDDKNWLGHLRVRQSVPGEETSLVFEFRPVS; from the coding sequence ATGGAACATATCTCGTGTGATGTACTCATTGTCGGCAGCGGTGCGGCAGGTCTCAGGGCGTCCATATCAGCGAGGGAGGCCGGTTTGGATGTGTGTGTGATCTCCAAGGGCCTTCCGGGAAAGGCAAGCTGTACCATCTTAAGCGCGGGTGTATTCGCAGGGGTTGCAAGGCCCCAAGAGGCCGAAAACCACATCCGCGATACCCTGCAGGCGGGGCGGGGCATTAATCAAAAGGAGCTGGTAGAGGTTCTTGTGGCGGAAGGTCCCGAAAGACTGGAAGAGCTGGCGGCGTGGGGAATATCAGGCGAATTCCATAAAGGCTATCTCTTTTCAAAAGGCCGGCCACCGGTCTGGGGTCAGGCGATTGTACAATGTCTCCTGGAAAAGGCCAAAACCCTGGGCGTCCGCTTCATGGGCGGAATGACAGTAACCGGACTCAAGCTCCTTGAGGGTTCGGCCGGCCTTGTCGCCTATTCGACGGTCCGAGGCTGTTTTATGGGATTTGCTGCAAAGGCCGTGATTCTGGCCACGGGCGGAGCAGGGGCCCTCTACCTTCGTCATGACAATCCCCAGAGGATGTTCGGCGAGAGTCACGCCATTGCATTGGATGCCGGTGCAGAACTTCAAGACATGGAATTCGTGCAGTTTTATCCGCTGGGGCTGGCGGAGCGGAAATTCCCTCCCTTTCTGATTCCTCCCCGGCTTGCTGATCAAGGACAGCTGTTCAACAGCGGCAAGGAAGACATCCTTGAGAAATATGGGATCGAGGAACGTCCGGCCGGGGAGAAGGCCCGGGACCGGCTTTCACATGTCCTTTTTGATGAGATTTTCAGGCAGAGACGTCAGATCCGGCTGGACCTGACGGACGTGTCCGAGGAACGGTGGAAACAAGACCCGTTCTCGGCTTCCACGTGGGAAATTCTGGGAAAACACTACGGCGCATGGGAGCATCCTGTCCAGGTGGCGCCCATGGCACACCACACCATGGGAGGGATCCGTATCGATGACCAGGGCGCCACCACTGTGCCCGGTCTCTTTGCGGCCGGTGAGGTGACAGGCGGGCTGCACGGGGCGAACCGCCTGGGGGGAAACGCCCTGACCGAGACCCAGGTCTTTGGCGCGCGGGCCGGGGCAGCCGCAGCCAAGTGGGCCGGCCGGGACTCTGCCCCTGCAGAGAAGGACATTATAGCCCAATTGGTCAGACCTGAATTCGGTCCCCTGCCCGGGAAGGATGCTGTGGTTCTGCCCCGGCTCAAGACCAGGCTTCGGAAAATCATGTGGGAAGAAGGGGGGATCATCAGAAACCGGGAGGGTCTCATACAGGCCTTGAGCGTCGCAAAAGAAATCCACACTGAACTCATGAGTCTCCCTCAACCGGATCATCCATCGGATATGCAAGGGTTACTGGAACTCCGTCTTGCCGCCCGGACAGCGGCCCTGATTCTGGCGGCAGCCATGAGACGGGAGGAGAGCAGGGGAGCCCACTTTCGGGAGGATTTTCCGGCGCCTGATGACAAGAACTGGCTTGGACACCTTCGGGTCCGGCAGTCAGTGCCAGGAGAAGAAACTTCTCTCGTATTCGAGTTTAGACCTGTCTCATAA